Within Triticum dicoccoides isolate Atlit2015 ecotype Zavitan chromosome 1B, WEW_v2.0, whole genome shotgun sequence, the genomic segment gaagaaggacaactggggcaccCCGGCCCCTAAAGCTGGGGGTTCCtcttctgctgctgccatggagatcgAGGACGAAGCTGATGCTGAGGATGACACTGACTATGAGCCTTCTGGAGCAGAGccttcttgggcaaagaagctcaagctcaagatgaagaagcttttctgcattgagtctcatggtcagtacatgactcatgtggctgagaagaaggccaggggatgtcacaaggagctcatgcgtcagtctgGTGCGATGGTTAACAGTGGATCTGAGGGTCAGataactgaggaggaggagtgTATTCAGTAGCACTGCCCGTGGTCAGATTCAGACGCCGAGCAGTTTCCAACTGATGACGgcggtgcagacgatcccactgggATATGATGTTCGAGATCCTCGCTTGCTATCACCTAGTGCCGTAGCAACACTCTTTCCCTTTTTGATGTTtctatgccaaagggggagagagcttaGGGATTTGTGTCGTTGTTTGTttttgcgagtgtgtctttgtggtgtcgttgtgttttctcgccgtttgctttgtttggttttgtgccagtgagacctaagttccagacatatggtgtgagacatatgctaccttctttattatcattatctatgtctatctagtcctttgatatcttatgagttgcatgcttatcatgTTATTCACTCTGCTCTCATATATCCTActtaggttgttggtctctaaaatatagggggagtcttgatcctagtatgtgtgccatgcagtccaaagcactttatcTAGAAAGCAcatatctagggggagcccgtctatattttatagttGTGGGGTTTGCTTATGTCCTATGACTGTTCCCGTTTGTGCAAATCTCGTATTGTCAtcagtccaccaaaaagggggagattgtaagggaatatttatccctaaggtgttttggtgattgatgacaatgcttttgtggactaatcatgtgcattgagttttcagagattcatcctttggcacgagacgattcccttCCCTTGGAGTGTTATTCAAGACGGTGCAGCTCTTTCGTTtctatgttggtggactagtttcgtaggagtcaccatactatcaagagggggcccgctttggtaaggctagggtggaatcatcacgtacacatccttGTTACACCCTCTGAGCCTTTCCGCTTCAATGGAGAGCTCCTTCCCTTCCTTACGAGCTTCGCTTggttccagcggtagtaccgcgggccatagcggtagtaccacccgagtgcatcaagcggtagtaccactcctgagcggtagtaccgcttggagctctccgctgtagtaccgctgcggctccgtgctcctaccgcctcgactcgagggatcatttttcgtgtcgggttttgcggcattaGTTGCGGCagaagaggcggtagtaccgctccaaagcggtagtaccgcccttaccaccgtggtagtaccgctctgggtcctgGTCCTCCGTTCGCTCCTCGCTCCcctcctgcgcggtagtaccgcgaggtggaacggtagtaccgcccaccccagcggtagtaccgctctctgcggggcaCCTTTGGGGGGTAACAGTTGGATTGTTCctcccactatataagggggtcttcttccccaaagttgacttacctcttccccccaaaactccattgttgctcataactccattttcgcccgatctctctccctagccaatcaaacttgttgatttgctcgggagtggttgagaaggcccagatctacacttccaccaagagaaatttgattccccccactaatccctagtggatcttgttactcttgggtgtttgagcaccctagatggttgaggtcaccgcggagccatagtccattgtggtgaagcttcgtggtatcgttgggagcctccaattaagttgtggagattgtcccaaccttgtttgtaaaggttccgtcgccgccttcaagggcaccaatagtggaatcagggcatctcgcattgtgtgagggcgtgaggagattatggtggctctagtggcttcttggggagcattgtgcctccacaccgctctaacgaagacgtacttctcctcaaaaggaaggaatttcggtaacacatcctcgtctccaccggctccactcttggttacctcgtgcctttacttgtgcaagcttatttgtgttgtatcccttgcttgcttatgtgctagttgttgttgcatcatataggttgctcacctagttgcatatctagacaacctactttgaagcaaagtttaatttggtaaagaaaagtataaaaagtgttagttgcctattcacccccctctagtcaactatatcgatcctttcaccggggcggcgacgagggggtgCGCTCGACGGCGGTCGATccccagcggcggcggcgacggggggcggctCTTCTCGCCGGATCCGGAGGGGACGTGCAGTGGCTCGGCACGGGAAGGTGTGGGGCGGCCCCGGGGCGCGATTCCCCCCGTAGATATGGCCGGAATCGTcggcggcgggcgggcggcggcggaaggagggGAAAAGcgcgcgggctgaaatgtccctcccgccaactgcTTCTCTCGGATGCAGGGCACCGCAGCCGCGAGGGGGAACCCGCGTTTTCCCGGATTGTGGCGGAGAATTTGCCGCGCCACCTAAATTTTTTTCCGGaccggggcgggatgcggggtctgatcgGGCAGGCTTTCCGGCCCgtacccgcattttggcggttattttccgGGTCGGGggcggatgcggggtctgctagagttgctctagaaAAAGCATATGTATATATATGGAGGACCCATGTCGTTGCAAATATTATTTGTCTCCTTGGTTCGTCCAGATGAGCGATGACAATATGGAACATGGATGGatatgcgtgcgtgtgtgcatgtcgaccacaccacaccacaccacacaAAGTGCATGCTCCCTCCGGGCGTGAACAggtgtacatctagcttttgtttTAAATCAAAAAGAATTAAAATTTGGACCAGTTTTATAGGAAAAAGAGTAGTACcatttatgggatcaaattgatacatatgaaactacatttcaaaaCGAAACTAGTGATACTAATACAGTGCCATAAACGTTGTTACATTTTCTCCATAAAATtgatcaaagttttaaaactttgacttaagacagAATTTAAATATACATTTATTTCGTGGGCGGAGGGAGGACACGGCTAGAAAGGAGCTCACGCTCACGCGGAGGGAGCACTGCTTACATAATCATTTTGGGAAAAGCCTCCACAAAACGAAAATGCCAAGCGGAGACCGAGCTCCATGGCGGCGTTTATTTGGAAACTTCAAAAATCCAAACTTTTCCAGTTTCAAGAAATCCTGAAAAatgaacacacacatacacatggagACATACTGTACATGTGTGTAGATGTTCAGCTCGAAATATAAAAAATGTGAGCTACACGAAATAAATACACCGGCTAGCATCCACCGGGTCTCGTGTCATTTCAGCCACACGCTCTTCCTCCTCCGGCGTTTCTTGCCTCCAAGCAACCACCACCGGAGATCTCTTCCCAGCTCTTTTGTCGGCTTCCCGCCGTGCGTGAGGCCTCCACGCATCCCCcaccgcccccctcccccctcgccGGATTCTTTTCATTGCACGCccagcctccctctctccctcgcgcTATCCTCCACCACCGCCAGAGGTACTGTCCGTACgagtggaggaggagggggggAGCACGCGCCGGCGGCTACGGAGTAAAGAAAGTGCCTGCcgtccatggccgccgccgccgccccggtggCCCCCGGGAACGGGCGCCTCGGCCGGCCGCGGGCGCCCAGGGTGGGGCTGCGCGTGtatgcggcgggggcggcggcgggggagggggaggggccgtCGTGCCTCTACGTCGGGCCCATCGAGACCGCCAGCCAGGAGATGCTCGAGGCGCTCTACCGCCAGGTAATTCAGTTCAGTCCCACTCTTAGCTCACCTTCCATGCCATCAGACTGCACGCTGCCTCCTCAGCTGCAGCTTCAGTTACAGTTCATCACGAGCCTGAAGAAATTTACCGAAAGTCTGCAATCTTTCTGTATCTCATACCGAAAGTCTGCACCTTTTCTAATTAACATGTAACTAACTGAAAGTTGCAATCCTTTTCCAATTAACATCCACACTGTACCTTTTGATGCTGTAAACAATGTTGCCTGCAGTACATTATGTGAGTCAACCAGGAACCTGAAATGgactgaaagttgcagtctttttTCCCTGATTAACCTTCATACTGCACCTTTTCCAATTAACCTGCAACTAACCGGAAGCAGCTGCAATCCTTTTCCAATTAACATTCACACTGTACCTTTTGATGCTGTGAAGAATGTTGCCTGCAGTACATTATTATGTAAGCCAAATTCCTCACCATGTATATAATCTGCGACCCTTCACTTCATGGCAGGCCAGGGATTCCTACTACAGCGGCCAGCCTCTGATTGTCGACGACATGTTCGACAAAGTTGAGGTGAACAAAACAGGCCTAAAACCAGCCAATTTACATATCCACATTAGCACGCACCACCTGATCCAAAACCCATTCGCTGTCGCGTAGTCGCATCTGCATCCTAACAGTACATGTGTCCTTGGCCTTGCTAGCTGAAGCTCCGGGTCTACGGCTCCCCGTCGGTCGTAAAATACCCCCGCTGCAGCCTCAAGCGACAGTCGGCGTACGCGGACGCCGAGGTAAACCTTTCTGTGAAAATTCACCCCGTTTCTTCAGGCCAAATCCACCCGGTGTCCCATTTACTCACAGGCTCACAATTCAGTGTTTTGGTTGACATTTGGGTATAGGGCAGGAGGACCACTCGATGTTTATGGCACTGTCGAGCATCTGGACGCTGCTGCTCCTGCTCGGCACCTCGGCGTTCCTGGTTCCGAGCTTCTACACTCTGAGCCTGGCGTTCGGCGACGCGTTCGGAGCAAGGTCTCTCTTCTCCGGTGCTAAGTCCCTTGACGGGATAACGAGGGTGAACCACATGGTTTTGATTGGACTAGGCTATCTGATTGGCTATCCGGTTGCATCCGCGTCGGGTAAGGGGAGTTCTTCAGTAGATATTGGTTCTCTGTTATATCAGTGGTATCATGATTTTCGTCTTCAGTTTGTGAAATTGTGTTCTCCACCACGCATCATAAATCATCTTTTTGTACTTTCAGTTGGTGCATTGCAAGGCCTGTTGACAAACAATGTGGTTGCACTAAAAGGCTCTTGCCCAAACTGTGGCGAGCAGGTCAGTTTTGCTTCTAGTGTTAAACGTTGATGCTATTTCTTTGCGTACAACATTTTGGTCATCTGAGTAAGCAAAGCATGTTCTTGCTAGGTCTTTGCATTCGTGAAGACGGATAAGTCCATTAAAGCACCCCACAAGGCAGAATGCCATGTCTGTGAGTGCCCGTTGGAGTACCGTACTAAAGTCGAGGTATGTGAAATACCTGTAATTTTCATACAGCTTTTGCAGAATCAAAATGTACAGTTTTCAACAAAAAAAATCAAGGAAATCTGATTTATGTTGACAGTAACAATGCGCGCGAAACAGTGCCGTTGTGTTTTTGTCAAATTACGGTCTTACTAAATCTACATCAAGTTCTTGCACAGTGACATACTCTGCAGCCCCTTCTCAATACTTTTTTCACTCACAAGAGTGACAGATAAGCATGTTCAGGCGCCTATCCCACATCTGGCACGCAGAATCAGTACACTGTTGCAGGACACACACTTGGATGAAAATTTCAAAACTGTAACCGAGTCTAAATTCTGATCTGGAAGTT encodes:
- the LOC119316815 gene encoding PGR5-like protein 1A, chloroplastic is translated as MAAAAAPVAPGNGRLGRPRAPRVGLRVYAAGAAAGEGEGPSCLYVGPIETASQEMLEALYRQARDSYYSGQPLIVDDMFDKVELKLRVYGSPSVVKYPRCSLKRQSAYADAEEDHSMFMALSSIWTLLLLLGTSAFLVPSFYTLSLAFGDAFGARSLFSGAKSLDGITRVNHMVLIGLGYLIGYPVASASVGALQGLLTNNVVALKGSCPNCGEQVFAFVKTDKSIKAPHKAECHVCECPLEYRTKVERSLSGPRRSWVYGRVYMVKQGHPRKRRWIKD